In the genome of Gymnogyps californianus isolate 813 chromosome 23, ASM1813914v2, whole genome shotgun sequence, the window TAACACACAGGCGAGTTCTATAATCTATaaaaagggagggagatgcATCCAAAACATACTCACTCTTTAGCAAAAGCAAACTCCTCTGGTGATAGAATGGAAGGCTCCCCTTCGGCTCGAGacttctccttctccaggaCATGGGGGAAAAACTTCTCTATCTGATATTGGAACAAAATCCCAAAGACTGAAACAGACCTCTCCCGGTAGTTCAGTGCCTACAATCCCCACTCCCCGGAGGCTTCCCCTGCAAGCAGTGGTCCCACTGCTGTACAGGTGTATGCAGCAGCCGCAGGCCTGCCCAAATACCTGCTCCTGAATTAATAGCGATATGGTCAGCTGGGGTCTCCAAGCTGCACAGCCGTATGTGTATGTGGCAGGACCCAGTCAGAACATGCAAGCATTCAATTGTGCCATCCTGGGCTTAGATGAGGCAAGAAAACACTCACAGCAATGCTGTGATCCTCATTCATCACAACAGAAAAGCGTGTCCAAGGAATGAATTCCTTTGGGTTGCACTTCAGAGGACACAGAGAGAGCGAGCGCGCTTTAACTAAGTGCCCTGCTGAAGCAGGAAGCTTTGTATGGGTAAAAATCACTCCTGAAGTCACCCTTTTTCATCCCCTGGGCAGTACAAGCAAGTATTACCTTCACAAGCCTACATCGCAAGTAGCTGCTGAGCACATAACGGATCCTTTCAATCTCCATGCGGTGAACGCTGACCTTCAAGTCTCCTCTCTTTGCCCGTTTCAGGTTTGCCTCCTGCaaggaaaggcaaagagaaattaaatggcTGAAATGTCGAAcaacaagaaacagaaaggaacacGGGTTTTGTACATAGGGCCCACAAAAACAGACCGCAGCTGCTTTTGGTGACACAAAGCACGCTATTTCCTTGTATCCCCCAGTCCCCTCTCCAAGACAAGCTCAAAGAAGGTACTCAGAACAGCCTTATCTCAGGGACAGAGGAGCAGACAAACCTGGCAATGCCAGAGGGACCCAAGCATGTATCTGCCAGGCCAAGCAACCAGGGCCTGCCTGCCTGTACCACCACCTTAGCCCAGCAGAACCTACCATATGGTCCAGCTGCTCCACAACACACTCAATGATCTCAGGTttgctctccagcagctctggagcaAACTTCTCATTCAGCCAGGCCTGAAAGAAGGCACACCACAAGTAGAAGCGAGGAATGCACCTGCTATACGCCCCAGCCCCAGAGAGGCCAGAAACTCagccctccccacctcctccgGCGAGCCGAGGGGCCCGGTCTCCAGCCGCCCCACATCTCCCCCAGAGAGGCCACGGCCCAGCTTTCAGTCACCCCCCCAGATCTCCCCAGGGAGCCCAGGGGCCCGGCCCTCAGCcgctctccccagcccacagTACCTGCTCCAGGCTGCGGATGAGCTGCGCCGGGGTGAGCACCAGTTCCTCACTGCCCCCATCCGAGTCCCCCTCCGTCCCCTCACCGCTCGCTGCCGCCATCCCGCCACAGCCTCCCGCCAACAGCTACGGCCTTCCGCGCATGCACGGCCCGCCCCACTGCGCAGGCGCCCAGCCCCGTCCGAAGCCGCCCCACTGCGCAGGCGCCCGGCACCACCTCGGTTGCCCCCCGCACTGCGCAGGCGCCCGGCGCGGCCCAGGCGAGCCCCACTGCGCAGGCGCCCCACCCCCGAGAAAATGGCGGGGGTCTGGAAAGTAGCGGCAGAGCTCTGCTCGGTCAGGGGCCGTGAAaggctgctgaaaaacaaagctgtgttAGAAGCGGACAAAACGGCCGCGGCTTAGAAATGATCTTGAAATGATGCTAGCTCTGTTTGTTCACAACCAAGACCCTGCTACTGTAGGAGTTAAAATCTCCCCCATAGTGCTACTGTGTGCAAAGCAGTGCTATCAAATATGACACAGacacagtttaagaaaaaatttaCTAATCCATTAGTACTTCTGCCAGTATTGCAACAGATGTGAAAGGCAAACACTGTTacagtttagaaaaaacaagttttatacaattaaaatattaaatctcaaaagaaaaaaaaaaaaatcagtggctgAGTAATAAGCCTGGAATTTCAGATCCAGTATTAGCACCTACAGTACCACCAAATGCCAAAACACTCGATCTGTTCCGCATAAGTCTTCTCCTTTTCTAAATGCTTGAATTCCTTCTACAATTGGACAATGACGCTCAGAACCTAAACCAGGACATCCTTGCTTTGATAAGGGAAAAGGatataagagaaaaatattaagccAGCTTGGTTTGTAGGAACTTTACTTTTGCAGGTATTGCTGAGGAATGTTGATGCATGGGGGATACTAAATAACGCACAGTTCTACTTTTCAATAGTGTGCCAGCAGACAGAATTAAGAAACCATCTTACACAACATCTAACAGTTTGTCAAATCAATGTTTTcctataaattatatataataaatcCATAAAGAAACCGTTTTACACTTCACATATTAATCAGAGTAGGGTAGGAATTGTTATGTTTATTGGTTCAGCATCCATTTTATTGTACTTACTGTTTTATGAATGAATAGGCCCCCTCTTCTGGTGAAGACTGACAGATGCAATAACAGCACAGATACAGTAGTAGAAAAAACACCAGTATTAAAGTCTGGCTATTCCTCCCCCTTCTAGGAACaaccaaaacattaaaacaagtAACACTTTGCCTTCTGGTTTTCCACGAGAATCAGCACAGGAAACGTAAAACGCTCGTTGCCTTGAGTCACTTCTCGCCAGGCAGAGGCACTGTGTATCCCCTCACGCCAATACTGAACTGGAGGGAAGGCCTCGTTTCTGGAAAATTCCCAACTCTGACTTGTAGCTTTCCAAAGCCCGATTGATGTACAGAAGGGTTTAAGAACTAGGGAGGAACAGCACTGCACTTACGTGACTAAAACTAGACTTCCGTTGGGCTAAGTGCCCCGTTTCTTTCAGAAGAGTACGCAGCTTTaccacttctgctttttcttgaaaaaaactaaaaagtgATCTCATTGCTTAAAAGTTTGCCACAAAATGGATGCTGACCAGCTAGGTCACCCCACGTGGAGCAGTTTTAGGAAGTTAGTCCTTGTAGTAGATGGCACTGTGGAtctggcagcagagaaaggaatgaTGCTCTAAAGTAGGAGGTAGGGGAACTTTGATACAGCAAGTCCACTGTTGAGCTATCTGCTAGAAAAGAAGTTTCATATTATTAGAAACTATTactaaataaaaccaacaaaaccctaCACAAACCTTTACAGGGCTATATTTTGTTATCTAGGAGGTATGTAGCAGGAAAGGTAGGGTTACCACGTGCTGTGGTGAGGGTAGCAGGAACAGAAGCCAatgctctgtttttcatttgtgtaacaggaaataaagacctttacttctctgtttcttcctgcACAACAGGCATAAATATTTCCAATCTCTTTTCTGCGCACATTGCCAACAACCTAGACTTGGACTACCATCCCAGGATCTGCAGAGTACCTAAGACAAGGGAGCCAGTTCAAATTTgagcttttcaaaagcaaagcttaaTGAAGTTCAATAGGTACTCTGGAAACCCAGGGATAGTAATTTTGCAGTTCTATACTGCATGCAATTAGCATGATCCTTTATTTTAGCCTCTCTCTTTCAAGTACTCTGAGCACTCTTTTCACTTTGTGACTCTGCCACGCAGTATCACGAAAACTAAGTGCCTTTCAGCAACTTTTTCCAGTTAAAGCTACCAAAGCTAGAGGTTGCTGGGCAATCTTAGCTGAAAGCATCATGAGTAAAGATACCAAAGTGAGAACTGGAACAGCATCCAGCTGAAAAACTGCAATAAGACGTTTCTGTGTGCTAAAATACACTCAGGGACAGAGTCGTGCAAAGATTTTTCCACTTAAAACTATTGGGTAGGATAAGATCTCAAATGCAGTAGCAGATCTCAGAGTTCCTCTAAATTTACACAGATGTTGCAGAGACCATTAGAAGTCCTAAGATATGCCACCTATTGCTAACCAGAGTCGTATCCTCTACCACTATACAGGATAAAGAGACAGTCCACATTTTGTAGAGCCCATGTAGGCTGCATTCATGAACAGATCATCCAGGACAGTGTGCAGGCTCCAAATGACTAGGAGGAGACAAATACCTAATAAAGCTCCAGTTCCAGATCAGGCTTACTTGGGTACTCATACTGCTTTCAAAACAGATGTTTATTGAccacaaatatttgcatttcatcaAACTATCCAGAACTTTGTGACACAAGTCTGTCTTAATTTTAGACATTTCAGTTGTTTGAACACTGACAGAACTAGCCTTTATGTAATTGCTCAAAACCCACATCACCTAGGAAAACATTCTGCAGTAATTGCTGTGAAATGAGTCATGACAAATGGCTTGTGCCAAATATATGCAGATGCAGTCGATAAAACACAAACTTATTCCAACAGCAGAACACAAGTGCCATGCAATACAACAGATTCCCAAGTGCTAATAACCAGATAAAGGAGGATATTTTGAGACAGAATTGGCATCTACAAGCGATGCCAAGTTACAAGCCAGAGTTGTTTAGAAACAGGTATGCATCAGCAAGAATCTTCACCGTTTTGCTTTACCAGAACTTGTCATGGTTTGCTCCAACTTCTAGTAGATTAATCTGGTTTATATGCACTGTAAATATGGGTCAATCATAAACAGACTACCAAAAGAGAAATCTAGAGACATGTAGCAGAGGCAGGTtagaaaaagcactgaaagaatTCAGTAATACTACCAAGTATAGTAACTTGCATTTTCCCTTTAGGCTGTGTAAGATTTCACTCTTAGAATATGCCATATTCTAAGATTCAGGACAGCAGGTAAGatattctgtatttctacaGTATCTTATCAAATGTTTCTGAGCAGAAGAGGTTTCGAAGAACCCCACCACTTGGCACATGAAACCAAAGTGTC includes:
- the GINS4 gene encoding DNA replication complex GINS protein SLD5: MAAASGEGTEGDSDGGSEELVLTPAQLIRSLEQAWLNEKFAPELLESKPEIIECVVEQLDHMEANLKRAKRGDLKVSVHRMEIERIRYVLSSYLRCRLVKIEKFFPHVLEKEKSRAEGEPSILSPEEFAFAKEYMANTETYLKNTALKHMPPNLQKVSLLKSVPKPNLDSFVFLRVLERQENILVEPETDEQREYTIDLEEGSQHLIRYKTIAPLVASGAVQLI